One part of the Eucalyptus grandis isolate ANBG69807.140 chromosome 10, ASM1654582v1, whole genome shotgun sequence genome encodes these proteins:
- the LOC104422756 gene encoding naringenin,2-oxoglutarate 3-dioxygenase produces MAKTLTALAGEKTLQSKFVRDEDERPTVAYNQFSNVIPVISLAGIDEVGGRRAEICKKIVEACEDWGVFQVVDHGVDTGLITDMTRLAREFFALPSEEKLRFDMTGGKKGGFIVSSHLQGEAVQDWREIVTYFSYPLRTRDYSRWPDKPEAWKSVTEQYSEKLMALACKLLEVLSEAMGLEKEALTKACVDMDQKVVVNYYPKCPQPDLTLGLKRHTDPGTITLLLQDQVGGLQATRDGGKSWITVQPVEGAFVVNLGDHGHFLSNGRFKNADHQAVVNSNYSRLSIATFQNPAPEATVYPLKVREGEECIMPEPITFAEMYRRKMSKDLELARQKKLAKEQEQLKDAEKTKLEAKPIEQIFA; encoded by the exons ATGGCGAAGACGCTCACCGCGCTGGCTGGGGAGAAGACCCTCCAGTCCAAGTTCGTCCGCGATGAGGATGAGCGCCCCACGGTGGCCTACAACCAGTTCAGCAACGTGATCCCCGTGATATCCCTGGCGGGGATCGATGAGGTTGGCGGCCGGAGGGCCGAGATCTGCAAGAAGATCGTGGAGGCGTGCGAGGACTGGGGCGTCTTCCAGGTGGTTGACCACGGGGTTGACACGGGGCTCATCACCGATATGACCCGGCTCGCGCGTGAGTTCTTCGCTCTGCCCTCGGAGGAGAAGCTCCGGTTCGACATGACTGGCGGCAAGAAGGGGGGGTTCATCGTCTCGAGCCATCTCCAA GGCGAAGCAGTCCAGGACTGGCGCGAAATAGTGACGTACTTCTCATACCCGCTTCGAACCCGAGACTACTCCCGATGGCCCGACAAGCCGGAGGCATGGAAGTCGGTGACAGAGCAGTACAGCGAGAAGCTCATGGCCCTCGCTTGCAAGCTCTTGGAGGTCCTCTCGGAGGCAATGGGACTGGAGAAGGAGGCACTGACCAAGGCATGTGTGGACATGGACCAGAAGGTGGTGGTCAACTACTACCCCAAATGCCCGCAGCCCGACCTCACGCTCGGGCTGAAGCGCCACACTGACCCGGGAACCATCACCCTTCTGCTCCAGGACCAGGTGGGGGGCCTCCAGGCCACCAGAGATGGCGGCAAGAGCTGGATCACCGTCCAGCCTGTGGAAGGGGCTTTTGTGGTCAACCTAGGCGATCATGGTCAT TTCCTGAGCAACGGGAGGTTCAAGAACGCGGACCACCAGGCGGTGGTGAACTCCAACTACAGCCGCCTCTCCATAGCGACGTTCCAGAACCCGGCGCCGGAGGCCACGGTGTACCCGCTGAAGgtgagggagggggaggagtgCATCATGCCGGAGCCCATCACCTTCGCGGAGATGTACAGGCGGAAGATGAGCAAGGACCTGGAGCTCGCCCGGCAGAAGAAGCTGGCCAAGGAGCAGGAGCAGCTCAAGGACGCGGAGAAGACCAAGCTGGAAGCCAAGCCAATTGAGCAGATCTTCGCTTGA